TCAAGGACGGGACGGTGTTCACCCTGACCGACACCAAGGGCCGCACCGTCGCGGTCCCGGCCGAGAAGATCGCCTACCTCGACTTCACCTCCGACGTCGGCCGCAAGGTCGGCTTCGGGCTGGCGGCCAGCGAGGCCGCCACCGCAGCCTCGAAGTAGCAGGTCGCTCGCCCTACGGGGCGAGCCCCAGCTTGTCCATGCGAGCGGCGTGGGCCTCGGTGAGACGGGTGAACATGCGCCCGATCGCAGCGAGGTCCATGCCCGGGTGGTCGACCCCGCCCACGAGCACGGTGCTCAGCGCGTCGCGCTCCGCGAC
Above is a genomic segment from Aeromicrobium chenweiae containing:
- a CDS encoding DUF3107 domain-containing protein, whose product is MTVEVKIGVQYAPRELSVSTEEEPAAVLALLDQAIKDGTVFTLTDTKGRTVAVPAEKIAYLDFTSDVGRKVGFGLAASEAATAASK